The Candidatus Nanogingivalaceae bacterium DNA segment CTTATCAATGGTGCGATATCTGTGGGTGTCGCGGCTGCTGGTGTTGTTGCAGTTTTGCCTAAAAACAACGCTCAAGCTGAAAAGAGTATTGATCAGCTTGATAAAGAAATCAAAGCAATTCAGTCACAAATTAGTGATGCGGAATCTCAAGCGAGCCAATTACGAAACAAGGCTCAGACTCTTCAAAACGAGTTGAATGGAATTGAAAACGAAAAGACTATGATTCAGTCTCAAATTTCAATCTATCAAAAGCAATTCGAAAAGCTTCAGATTGAGATTAAGAATAATGAAGATAGTATTCAGAGAAACCGGAATGCGCTTGGTTCTATTTTGGCAACAATGTCTCTTGATGACGATATAACACCTATTGAACGAATTGCCGGAAGTAGCAATCTTTCGAAAGCACTTGATAACTTCGAGTACCAGAGTGCGGTTAAGAATCAATTGGTTGAAAAAGTTGACAGCATTAAGCGGGCTAAAGCAGAACTTGAAAAACAACGCGATGAAACTAAGGTTGCGTTAACTAATCAAAAACAAGCGGAGTCTGCATTGCAAGAAAAGATTCGTCAGCAGAATGATTTGATTGCTAAAACTAAGAACGATGAAGCTGAATACACTAAATATGCTAGTGAACGTTCTTCACAAAAAGCAGAACTTCAAAAGCAGCAACAAGATATGATTCAGGCGCAAATTTTACGCGCTGCTCGTGCTGCCGGCGGTGGTACTATCCCACAAGCTATTGCTGGAACAAGTAGTTATCCTTGGAACGACGCAAACTGTTATGTTGACGGTAACGCCGTAAGTCATGGTGGCGCAGATGGAAATGGCGGTGATGGTTATGGTTATGGTTGTCGTCAATGTGTGAGCTATGTCGCTTGGAAGTTGCGCGCAACAAAAGGTATTAACGCTGCGTATTGGGGGAATGCTAAGAATGTCCCAGCTAGTGCGCGTAATGCCGGATTCCGAACCGGAAGCACACCAAAAGCAGGATCGTTCGGTGTTATGACCGGTGGTCAATACGG contains these protein-coding regions:
- a CDS encoding CHAP domain-containing protein, producing MKKINKKNLLINGAISVGVAAAGVVAVLPKNNAQAEKSIDQLDKEIKAIQSQISDAESQASQLRNKAQTLQNELNGIENEKTMIQSQISIYQKQFEKLQIEIKNNEDSIQRNRNALGSILATMSLDDDITPIERIAGSSNLSKALDNFEYQSAVKNQLVEKVDSIKRAKAELEKQRDETKVALTNQKQAESALQEKIRQQNDLIAKTKNDEAEYTKYASERSSQKAELQKQQQDMIQAQILRAARAAGGGTIPQAIAGTSSYPWNDANCYVDGNAVSHGGADGNGGDGYGYGCRQCVSYVAWKLRATKGINAAYWGNAKNVPASARNAGFRTGSTPKAGSFGVMTGGQYGHIVWVESVNGNMVTISQYNYLVNGRWGQFSTMTVPASTYDTYVYFD